A stretch of Anoplolepis gracilipes chromosome 12, ASM4749672v1, whole genome shotgun sequence DNA encodes these proteins:
- the LOC140671649 gene encoding uncharacterized protein isoform X1 — MNNASRKVKNPLLSGAGPGFPFDSYAENTLLVPVTPASAVLQDDAELDNFIGQEPASIQSQSPAKVKENFGSDVTFQSKENKDTVTQPAKSGYFTTILSSLPNLSLSSIKPDALGSQINQTIDNSSSGVIHEPNPYISSQGHHGSQSEISGFLATDSQNPRNTNLSGFVTFGPTDTVSNPPQPAAPPSLPQSGYAPVSYRLGNQRRLKYAPPPDLATNNAKSSSTVQTFFPPQNVSAPPTILNPFKSEGSVQGKNFNVQQTSSLPEQLPKIEQPSGNNSLCTSFQPNLVATEATYNSSVTSTIQTQLSENSSVSTSPQFVSSLSKPIPSQILEPATPQNTPANVSFPGFTPYVNRDILPTSNLDREVAAFKNPNQLKSSSEFSKDSILERTTQSTHKPSLISEEIKATFTPISAAKVTEKLEHLLAEQKEDPPCVTTSETFSKIDEITFSVATELTKSFESQNETPLTTNEFIDESYKTKLNDVQEKIVQPGSDTWSDVSLGQEPAAESVICPEVHTADKNPIATDNQTAESNTHLPQQYFQLQSTFMPSSAFYADKPADQRSSLNYVPPVQLPQSTFYSLPKPAEQSASVFFETTKTDGFSNFSQDNNLNSSLGQPSILTVDVTKNPQQAQGNSAFSSTAIDSTVHTPFWSADQSSQSQVLNAVPNQPVYNAPSQSSTPTFYNPAQFANELPKQLTISHTYNQQSSQQQSHQNPSLYTNTSGLQQSYAAHEDSTAYSSPAVSMVAAIPEPTGSATLSPIQMSVNAPINRTTPDTVPPSFQNWAAGSSDKHMQYRPVYHHWFYRKEVENKILWLPFSMQDSLKLEEIHNSTDITPETTVATEGGRYDVDILRRQRTPIYWTGASTEVRRCSWFFKGATEARYVPYNESTAVKLEEEYKQACLTNNWNRRIDLNNGEYVVFHSATVQVHYLQPTSPDLTGSWGNSAGSEDSTYLQGTTSRPRVVKRGVDEFNIDEGEPEKVDHLLFLVHGIGSVCDLKFRTVEEVVDEFRSISLQLVQSHYRTAGEQGIVHRIEVLPISWHTTLHSEDTGIDKKLQSITLESIPKLRHFTNDTLLDILFYTSPAYCQTIMRTVGSEINRLHFLFKERNPTFDGDIYLGGHSLGSLILFDLLCHQKSKKEEEEEVNKNEDNTGSDKEDENDSIGPIKPMPAAVLKRRLSRRISYVVMGTAGTGQPYIHYPQLNFYPRAFFALGSPIGMFVTVRGIDTLGEDFTLPTCPAFFNIFHPFDPVAYRVESLINPEAHKFRPMLIPHHKGRKRMHLELKETMARVGADLKQKLIDSVKHTWNSFYQLALFHKPDNQALEREIDKVVEEQLQKQPNVPNQHNNDDDGANIKIGKLNCGRRIDYVLQEAPFEYINEYIFALTSHICYWESEDTMLLILKEIYGSRGIQTDTQLPQQTLSFERVSPSPSLNLAAALSSNESNMKGTSIMGVDPTVPISGKPVGPPPMTGFVPKS, encoded by the exons ATGAACAACGCATCTCGTAAAGTGAAAAACCCGTTATTGTCCGGTGCTGGGCCCGGTTTTCCCTTCGACAGTTACGCGGAGAATACATTACTCGTACCAGTTACACCTGCGTCAGCTGTGCTCCAAGATG atgCCGAACTCGACAACTTCATAGGACAAGAGCCAGCTAGTATTCAATCCCAGTCTCCAGCAAAGGTGAAGGAGAATTTTGGCTCAGATGTAACCTTTCAGTCCAAGGAAAACAAGGATACAGTGACTCAGCCAGCAAAATCAGGATATTTCACGACGATCCTTTCTTCTCTACCCAACTTATCGCTGTCATCAATTAAACCCGACGCTTTGGGATCGCAAATAAATCAAACAATCGATAACAGCTCAAGCGGAGTGATACACGAACCTAATCCTTACATATCTTCACAAGGACATCATGGTTCTCAGTCGGAAATATCAGGATTCTTAGCGACTGATTCTCAGAATCCTCGAAATACAAACTTATCGGGATTCGTTACTTTCGGTCCCACTGATACTGTATCAAATCCTCCGCAGCCCGCAGCTCCACCCAGTTTACCTCAGTCTGGCTATG cGCCCGTTTCTTATCGTCTTGGTAACCAACGACGCCTGAAGTATGCGCCTCCACCTGATTTAGCGACCAACAACGCCAAGTCGAGCTCAACGGTGCAAACATTCTTTCCTCCTCAAAATGTGTCTGCACCGCCAACCATTTTAAATCCGTTTAAGTCGGAAGGATCGGTACAgggtaaaaattttaacgtaCAACAGACTAGTTCTTTACCTGAACAACTTCCAAAGATTGAGCAACCATCGGGAAATAATTCTCTTTGTACATCATTTCAACCCAATTTAGTCGCAACAGAAGCAACGTATAACTCATCTGTAACCTCCACAATTCAGACTCAATTATCCGAAAATTCTTCCGTGTCTACATCTCCGCAATTTGTTTCATCGTTATCAAAACCGATACCTTCGCAAATATTGGAGCCTGCAACACCACAGAATACTCCGGCGAACGTTTCATTCCCTGGCTTCACACCTTACGTAAATCGAGACATTCTACCGACATCTAATTTAGACAGAGAAGTAGCTGCGTTCAAAAATCCAAATCAACTAAAATCATCGTCGGAATTTTCGAAAGACAGTATTCTCGAAAGAACTACACAATCTACGCATAAACCATCATTGATATCAGAGGAGATAAAAGCGACATTTACACCGATATCAGCAGCCAAGGTGACAGAAAAGTTGGAACATTTACTTGCAGAGCAAAAAGAAGATCCTCCTTGCGTAACAACTTCCgaaactttttcaaaaattgatgaGATTACGTTTAGCGTCGCTACTGAATTAACGAAATCTTTCGAATCGCAAAACGAGACGCCGCTGACTACGAATGAGTTTATCGATGAATCATACAAGACAAAGTTAAATGACGTTCAAGAGAAAATCGTTCAGCCTGGAAGTGACACTTGGAGTGACGTATCTCTTGGGCAAGAGCCAGCGGCGGAATCGGTGATTTGCCCGGAAGTACATACGGCCGATAAAAATCCCATTGCAACAGATAACCAAACGGCTGAGTCGAACACGCATTTGCCTCAACAATATTTCCAATTGCAATCGACGTTTATGCCAAGCTCCGCTTTTTATGCAGACAAACCCGCAGATCAAAGATCAAGCTTGAATTACGTACCGCCTGTTCAACTTCCGCAAAGCACTTTCTACAGCTTGCCAAAACCAGCGGAACAATCGGCAAGTGTGTTCTTTGAAACGACAAAAACAGACggattttcgaatttttctcaggacaataatttaaattcgtCTCTTGGTCAACCAAGTATCTTAACAGTTGATGTGACAAAAAATCCGCAACAGGCTCAAGGAAATTCAGCTTTTAGTTCTACAGCAATCGATTCCACGGTTCACACTCCGTTTTGGAGTGCCGATCAATCTTCTCAATCGCAGGTGTTAAACGCTGTACCTAATCAGCCAGTATATAACGCGCCCAGTCAATCGTCAACGCCAACATTTTATAATCCTGCTCAATTTGCGAATGAATTGCCTAAACAATTGACTATTTCACATACGTACAATCAACAATCTTCTCAACAGCAATCGCATCAAAATCCATCCTTGTACACGAATACCAGTGGGTTACAACAATCTTACGCTGCCCATGAAGATAGTACCGCATATTCTTCGCCTGCGGTCTCGATGGTAGCGGCAATACCTGAACCAACAGGATCAGCTACACTTAGCCCTATTCAAATGTCGGTTAATGCGCCAATTAATCGTACTACACCGGATACCGTTCCACCAAGTTTTCAAAATTGG gCTGCTGGATCTTCCGATAAACATATGCAGTACAGACCGGTATACCACCATTGGTTCTACCGCAAAGAAGTGGAGAACAAAATATTATGGCTTCCGTTCTCTATGCAAGATAGTTTAAAGTTAGAGGAAATACATAATTCTACCGATATTACTCCTGAAACCACAGTTGCTACTGAGGGTGGTCGTTACGATGTCGATATTTTGCGTCGTCAAAGAACGCCCATATATTGGACCGGTGCTTCTACCGAAGTTAGAAGATGTTCTTGGTTTTTCAAAGGAGCGACTGAAGCTAGATATGTTCCTTACAACGAAAGTACTGCTGTTAAACTCGAGGAGGAATATAAGCAAGCATGTCTTACAAACAATTGGAATCGAAGAATTGATTTGAATAACGGAGAATATGTTGTTTTCCATAGCGCAACAGTCCAGGTCCATTATTTACAACCGACTTCGCCAGATTTGACAGGATCTTGGGGAAATAGTGCA GGTTCAGAGGACAGTACATATTTACAGGGTACTACAAGTCGACCAAGAGTTGTTAAACGAGGAGTCGACGAATTCAATATAGATGAGGGTGAGCCCGAAAAAGTAGATCATCTCCTATTTCTCGTGCATGGTATAGGTAGTGTTTGCGACCTGAAATTCCGCACTGTAGAAGAAGTTG tCGATGAATTTCGAAGTATATCACTTCAATTGGTACAATCACATTACCGTACCGCGGGTGAACAAGGAATCGTACACAGAATAGAAGTTTTGCCAATCTCCTGGCACACAACGCTTCATTCGGAGGATACGGGAATCGACAAAAAGTTACAATCTATCACATTGGAGAGTATTCCAAAGTTACGGCATTTTACTAACGATACATTGctcgatatacttttttatactaGTCCTGCATATTGTCAAACTATTATGCGCACTGTCGGAAGTGAGATAAATAGATTGCACTTTCTATTCAAAGAAAGAAATCCTACCTTTGATGGAGATATATACTTAGGTGGCCATTCATTGGGTAGTTTAATCTTATTCGATCTATTATGTCATCAAAAGTCCaagaaggaagaagaagaagaagtaaACAAGAACGAAGACAATACCGGTAGTGATAAGGAAGAT GAAAATGACAGTATTGGGCCCATCAAACCAATGCCAGCGGCCGTTTTAAAAAGACGTCTTAGTAGAAGGATTAGCTATGTTGTAATGGGCACGGCAGGAACTGGCCAACCTTACATACATTATCCGCAACTCAATTTTTACCCGCGTGCCTTCTTTGCTCTCGGCAGTCCGATTGGCATGTTTGTAACAGTTCGCGGGATTGATACTCTCGGAGAAGACTTTACTCTACCTACTTGTCCGGctttcttcaatatttttcatcctTTCGATCCGGTAGCATACAGAGTAGAATCTTTGATTAATCCTGAAGCTCACAAATTTCGACCTATGCTGATACCACATCACAAAGGCAGAAAAAGAATGCATTTAG AATTGAAGGAAACGATGGCACGTGTCGGAGCAGATTTGAAACAAAAGTTAATTGATTCTGTAAAACACACGTGGAATTCTTTCTATCAGTTAGCCTTATTTCACAAGCCAGACAATCAAGCTTTGGAACGTGAGATTGATAAAGTTGTCGAGGAACAGTTACAGAAACAGCCTAATGTACCAAATCAACATAACAATGACGATGATGGTgccaatataaaaataggaaAACTTAACTGTGGTCGAAGAATAGATTACGTTCTTCAAGAAGCGccttttgaatatattaacgaatatatttttgctcttACAAGCCATATCTGTTACTG GGAATCCGAAGATACTATGCTCTTGATATTGAAGGAAATATATGGATCTAGAGGTATTCAGACAGACACGCAACTTCCTCAACAAACATTGTCATTTGAGAGAGTGTCTCCTTCGCCATCTTTGAATTTAGCAGCTGCGTTGTCGAGCAATGAAAGCAACATGAAAGGAACATCTATTATGGGAGTAGATCCTACAGTGCCCATATCTGGGAAACCTGTTGGTCCACCACCTATGACTGGTTTTGTACCAAAATCATGA
- the LOC140671649 gene encoding uncharacterized protein isoform X2, producing MNNASRKVKNPLLSGAGPGFPFDSYAENTLLVPVTPASAVLQDDAELDNFIGQEPASIQSQSPAKVKENFGSDVTFQSKENKDTVTQPAKSGYFTTILSSLPNLSLSSIKPDALGSQINQTIDNSSSGVIHEPNPYISSQGHHGSQSEISGFLATDSQNPRNTNLSGFVTFGPTDTVSNPPQPAAPPSLPQSGYAPVSYRLGNQRRLKYAPPPDLATNNAKSSSTVQTFFPPQNVSAPPTILNPFKSEGSVQGKNFNVQQTSSLPEQLPKIEQPSGNNSLCTSFQPNLVATEATYNSSVTSTIQTQLSENSSVSTSPQFVSSLSKPIPSQILEPATPQNTPANVSFPGFTPYVNRDILPTSNLDREVAAFKNPNQLKSSSEFSKDSILERTTQSTHKPSLISEEIKATFTPISAAKVTEKLEHLLAEQKEDPPCVTTSETFSKIDEITFSVATELTKSFESQNETPLTTNEFIDESYKTKLNDVQEKIVQPGSDTWSDVSLGQEPAAESVICPEVHTADKNPIATDNQTAESNTHLPQQYFQLQSTFMPSSAFYADKPADQRSSLNYVPPVQLPQSTFYSLPKPAEQSASVFFETTKTDGFSNFSQDNNLNSSLGQPSILTVDVTKNPQQAQGNSAFSSTAIDSTVHTPFWSADQSSQSQVLNAVPNQPVYNAPSQSSTPTFYNPAQFANELPKQLTISHTYNQQSSQQQSHQNPSLYTNTSGLQQSYAAHEDSTAYSSPAVSMVAAIPEPTGSATLSPIQMSVNAPINRTTPDTVPPSFQNWAAGSSDKHMQYRPVYHHWFYRKEVENKILWLPFSMQDSLKLEEIHNSTDITPETTVATEGGRYDVDILRRQRTPIYWTGASTEVRRCSWFFKGATEARYVPYNESTAVKLEEEYKQACLTNNWNRRIDLNNGEYVVFHSATVQVHYLQPTSPDLTGSWGNSAGTTSRPRVVKRGVDEFNIDEGEPEKVDHLLFLVHGIGSVCDLKFRTVEEVVDEFRSISLQLVQSHYRTAGEQGIVHRIEVLPISWHTTLHSEDTGIDKKLQSITLESIPKLRHFTNDTLLDILFYTSPAYCQTIMRTVGSEINRLHFLFKERNPTFDGDIYLGGHSLGSLILFDLLCHQKSKKEEEEEVNKNEDNTGSDKEDENDSIGPIKPMPAAVLKRRLSRRISYVVMGTAGTGQPYIHYPQLNFYPRAFFALGSPIGMFVTVRGIDTLGEDFTLPTCPAFFNIFHPFDPVAYRVESLINPEAHKFRPMLIPHHKGRKRMHLELKETMARVGADLKQKLIDSVKHTWNSFYQLALFHKPDNQALEREIDKVVEEQLQKQPNVPNQHNNDDDGANIKIGKLNCGRRIDYVLQEAPFEYINEYIFALTSHICYWESEDTMLLILKEIYGSRGIQTDTQLPQQTLSFERVSPSPSLNLAAALSSNESNMKGTSIMGVDPTVPISGKPVGPPPMTGFVPKS from the exons ATGAACAACGCATCTCGTAAAGTGAAAAACCCGTTATTGTCCGGTGCTGGGCCCGGTTTTCCCTTCGACAGTTACGCGGAGAATACATTACTCGTACCAGTTACACCTGCGTCAGCTGTGCTCCAAGATG atgCCGAACTCGACAACTTCATAGGACAAGAGCCAGCTAGTATTCAATCCCAGTCTCCAGCAAAGGTGAAGGAGAATTTTGGCTCAGATGTAACCTTTCAGTCCAAGGAAAACAAGGATACAGTGACTCAGCCAGCAAAATCAGGATATTTCACGACGATCCTTTCTTCTCTACCCAACTTATCGCTGTCATCAATTAAACCCGACGCTTTGGGATCGCAAATAAATCAAACAATCGATAACAGCTCAAGCGGAGTGATACACGAACCTAATCCTTACATATCTTCACAAGGACATCATGGTTCTCAGTCGGAAATATCAGGATTCTTAGCGACTGATTCTCAGAATCCTCGAAATACAAACTTATCGGGATTCGTTACTTTCGGTCCCACTGATACTGTATCAAATCCTCCGCAGCCCGCAGCTCCACCCAGTTTACCTCAGTCTGGCTATG cGCCCGTTTCTTATCGTCTTGGTAACCAACGACGCCTGAAGTATGCGCCTCCACCTGATTTAGCGACCAACAACGCCAAGTCGAGCTCAACGGTGCAAACATTCTTTCCTCCTCAAAATGTGTCTGCACCGCCAACCATTTTAAATCCGTTTAAGTCGGAAGGATCGGTACAgggtaaaaattttaacgtaCAACAGACTAGTTCTTTACCTGAACAACTTCCAAAGATTGAGCAACCATCGGGAAATAATTCTCTTTGTACATCATTTCAACCCAATTTAGTCGCAACAGAAGCAACGTATAACTCATCTGTAACCTCCACAATTCAGACTCAATTATCCGAAAATTCTTCCGTGTCTACATCTCCGCAATTTGTTTCATCGTTATCAAAACCGATACCTTCGCAAATATTGGAGCCTGCAACACCACAGAATACTCCGGCGAACGTTTCATTCCCTGGCTTCACACCTTACGTAAATCGAGACATTCTACCGACATCTAATTTAGACAGAGAAGTAGCTGCGTTCAAAAATCCAAATCAACTAAAATCATCGTCGGAATTTTCGAAAGACAGTATTCTCGAAAGAACTACACAATCTACGCATAAACCATCATTGATATCAGAGGAGATAAAAGCGACATTTACACCGATATCAGCAGCCAAGGTGACAGAAAAGTTGGAACATTTACTTGCAGAGCAAAAAGAAGATCCTCCTTGCGTAACAACTTCCgaaactttttcaaaaattgatgaGATTACGTTTAGCGTCGCTACTGAATTAACGAAATCTTTCGAATCGCAAAACGAGACGCCGCTGACTACGAATGAGTTTATCGATGAATCATACAAGACAAAGTTAAATGACGTTCAAGAGAAAATCGTTCAGCCTGGAAGTGACACTTGGAGTGACGTATCTCTTGGGCAAGAGCCAGCGGCGGAATCGGTGATTTGCCCGGAAGTACATACGGCCGATAAAAATCCCATTGCAACAGATAACCAAACGGCTGAGTCGAACACGCATTTGCCTCAACAATATTTCCAATTGCAATCGACGTTTATGCCAAGCTCCGCTTTTTATGCAGACAAACCCGCAGATCAAAGATCAAGCTTGAATTACGTACCGCCTGTTCAACTTCCGCAAAGCACTTTCTACAGCTTGCCAAAACCAGCGGAACAATCGGCAAGTGTGTTCTTTGAAACGACAAAAACAGACggattttcgaatttttctcaggacaataatttaaattcgtCTCTTGGTCAACCAAGTATCTTAACAGTTGATGTGACAAAAAATCCGCAACAGGCTCAAGGAAATTCAGCTTTTAGTTCTACAGCAATCGATTCCACGGTTCACACTCCGTTTTGGAGTGCCGATCAATCTTCTCAATCGCAGGTGTTAAACGCTGTACCTAATCAGCCAGTATATAACGCGCCCAGTCAATCGTCAACGCCAACATTTTATAATCCTGCTCAATTTGCGAATGAATTGCCTAAACAATTGACTATTTCACATACGTACAATCAACAATCTTCTCAACAGCAATCGCATCAAAATCCATCCTTGTACACGAATACCAGTGGGTTACAACAATCTTACGCTGCCCATGAAGATAGTACCGCATATTCTTCGCCTGCGGTCTCGATGGTAGCGGCAATACCTGAACCAACAGGATCAGCTACACTTAGCCCTATTCAAATGTCGGTTAATGCGCCAATTAATCGTACTACACCGGATACCGTTCCACCAAGTTTTCAAAATTGG gCTGCTGGATCTTCCGATAAACATATGCAGTACAGACCGGTATACCACCATTGGTTCTACCGCAAAGAAGTGGAGAACAAAATATTATGGCTTCCGTTCTCTATGCAAGATAGTTTAAAGTTAGAGGAAATACATAATTCTACCGATATTACTCCTGAAACCACAGTTGCTACTGAGGGTGGTCGTTACGATGTCGATATTTTGCGTCGTCAAAGAACGCCCATATATTGGACCGGTGCTTCTACCGAAGTTAGAAGATGTTCTTGGTTTTTCAAAGGAGCGACTGAAGCTAGATATGTTCCTTACAACGAAAGTACTGCTGTTAAACTCGAGGAGGAATATAAGCAAGCATGTCTTACAAACAATTGGAATCGAAGAATTGATTTGAATAACGGAGAATATGTTGTTTTCCATAGCGCAACAGTCCAGGTCCATTATTTACAACCGACTTCGCCAGATTTGACAGGATCTTGGGGAAATAGTGCA GGTACTACAAGTCGACCAAGAGTTGTTAAACGAGGAGTCGACGAATTCAATATAGATGAGGGTGAGCCCGAAAAAGTAGATCATCTCCTATTTCTCGTGCATGGTATAGGTAGTGTTTGCGACCTGAAATTCCGCACTGTAGAAGAAGTTG tCGATGAATTTCGAAGTATATCACTTCAATTGGTACAATCACATTACCGTACCGCGGGTGAACAAGGAATCGTACACAGAATAGAAGTTTTGCCAATCTCCTGGCACACAACGCTTCATTCGGAGGATACGGGAATCGACAAAAAGTTACAATCTATCACATTGGAGAGTATTCCAAAGTTACGGCATTTTACTAACGATACATTGctcgatatacttttttatactaGTCCTGCATATTGTCAAACTATTATGCGCACTGTCGGAAGTGAGATAAATAGATTGCACTTTCTATTCAAAGAAAGAAATCCTACCTTTGATGGAGATATATACTTAGGTGGCCATTCATTGGGTAGTTTAATCTTATTCGATCTATTATGTCATCAAAAGTCCaagaaggaagaagaagaagaagtaaACAAGAACGAAGACAATACCGGTAGTGATAAGGAAGAT GAAAATGACAGTATTGGGCCCATCAAACCAATGCCAGCGGCCGTTTTAAAAAGACGTCTTAGTAGAAGGATTAGCTATGTTGTAATGGGCACGGCAGGAACTGGCCAACCTTACATACATTATCCGCAACTCAATTTTTACCCGCGTGCCTTCTTTGCTCTCGGCAGTCCGATTGGCATGTTTGTAACAGTTCGCGGGATTGATACTCTCGGAGAAGACTTTACTCTACCTACTTGTCCGGctttcttcaatatttttcatcctTTCGATCCGGTAGCATACAGAGTAGAATCTTTGATTAATCCTGAAGCTCACAAATTTCGACCTATGCTGATACCACATCACAAAGGCAGAAAAAGAATGCATTTAG AATTGAAGGAAACGATGGCACGTGTCGGAGCAGATTTGAAACAAAAGTTAATTGATTCTGTAAAACACACGTGGAATTCTTTCTATCAGTTAGCCTTATTTCACAAGCCAGACAATCAAGCTTTGGAACGTGAGATTGATAAAGTTGTCGAGGAACAGTTACAGAAACAGCCTAATGTACCAAATCAACATAACAATGACGATGATGGTgccaatataaaaataggaaAACTTAACTGTGGTCGAAGAATAGATTACGTTCTTCAAGAAGCGccttttgaatatattaacgaatatatttttgctcttACAAGCCATATCTGTTACTG GGAATCCGAAGATACTATGCTCTTGATATTGAAGGAAATATATGGATCTAGAGGTATTCAGACAGACACGCAACTTCCTCAACAAACATTGTCATTTGAGAGAGTGTCTCCTTCGCCATCTTTGAATTTAGCAGCTGCGTTGTCGAGCAATGAAAGCAACATGAAAGGAACATCTATTATGGGAGTAGATCCTACAGTGCCCATATCTGGGAAACCTGTTGGTCCACCACCTATGACTGGTTTTGTACCAAAATCATGA